The Congregibacter litoralis KT71 genome contains a region encoding:
- a CDS encoding MotA/TolQ/ExbB proton channel family protein, translating to MKSLNNMVSALVLGGLVAMSSSVMAQDDAAAPAAPEPDLRAEAAENLNELLEFVKQGQVTEASENRQREQRFAAAKANQAQMLKDAEAERAREERRSAELEDTFEANELLIADKQEQLRERLGALTELFGHLTAASGDLKSNLEVSLVSAQYPDRGLFLEELIDKMSTSDRLPNIEEIERVWYEMLREITETGKVVSFNTEVATASGERAPRDVVRIGAFNVIDTEGNYLAYDNDHLAVLPRQPSGNYTSWAAELANASSGMHRFGIDPTGPTGGSFLAAIIDSPNLEERWHQGGYVGYAITAVGAFAFLLAIFRVLVLTGVSAKVSKQLKSDKANDNNPLGRVLKVHEDNPSMDLETLELKMSEAVMRETPKLESGLTLLKIIAAVAPLMGLLGTVTGMIITFQAITIFGAGDPKAMAGGISGALITTVLGLLVAIPTVLLHTLVNGRAQRIIHVLTEQATGIVAAHSEASSK from the coding sequence ATGAAATCGCTTAACAATATGGTTTCCGCCCTCGTTCTGGGTGGTTTGGTCGCGATGAGCAGTTCCGTCATGGCGCAGGATGATGCTGCGGCACCGGCAGCGCCGGAGCCCGATCTCCGCGCTGAAGCCGCTGAGAACCTCAATGAGCTCCTCGAATTCGTCAAACAGGGCCAGGTGACCGAGGCTTCTGAGAACCGCCAGCGTGAGCAGCGTTTTGCTGCTGCCAAAGCGAATCAGGCACAGATGCTGAAGGACGCAGAAGCAGAGCGCGCCCGTGAAGAGCGTCGTTCCGCTGAGCTTGAAGATACCTTTGAAGCAAACGAGCTTCTTATTGCTGACAAGCAGGAGCAGCTCCGTGAGCGTCTGGGTGCCCTGACAGAACTGTTTGGCCACCTCACCGCCGCGTCCGGCGACCTCAAGTCGAACCTCGAGGTGTCTCTGGTTTCCGCACAGTATCCCGATCGCGGCCTGTTCCTTGAGGAACTTATCGACAAGATGAGCACCTCAGACCGTCTGCCGAACATCGAAGAAATCGAGCGTGTCTGGTACGAGATGCTTCGCGAGATCACCGAAACCGGCAAGGTGGTTTCCTTTAACACCGAAGTGGCCACAGCCTCCGGTGAGCGTGCTCCCCGCGACGTAGTGCGCATCGGCGCTTTCAACGTGATCGATACCGAGGGTAACTACCTGGCCTACGACAACGACCACCTCGCGGTACTGCCTCGTCAGCCTTCCGGCAACTACACGTCCTGGGCAGCGGAGCTTGCGAATGCCTCCAGCGGCATGCACCGCTTCGGTATCGACCCCACGGGTCCCACCGGTGGCTCCTTCCTCGCGGCGATCATTGACAGCCCCAATCTGGAAGAGCGCTGGCACCAGGGTGGTTATGTCGGCTATGCGATTACGGCGGTTGGTGCCTTCGCATTCCTTCTGGCGATCTTCCGGGTACTGGTTCTCACCGGTGTAAGCGCCAAAGTGAGCAAGCAGCTCAAGTCTGACAAGGCCAACGACAACAACCCTCTGGGTCGTGTGCTGAAGGTTCACGAAGACAACCCCAGCATGGATCTCGAGACCCTCGAGCTGAAGATGTCCGAAGCGGTTATGCGCGAGACACCGAAACTCGAATCCGGCCTCACCCTGCTCAAGATCATCGCCGCGGTCGCCCCGCTCATGGGTCTCCTCGGAACGGTGACCGGTATGATCATCACCTTCCAGGCCATCACCATCTTTGGTGCGGGCGATCCCAAGGCAATGGCCGGCGGTATCTCCGGTGCCTTGATCACCACGGTTCTTGGTCTGCTGGTTGCGATCCCGACGGTTCTGCTGCACACATTGGTTAATGGTCGCGCCCAGCGCATCATCCATGTGTTGACTGAGCAGGCGACGGGTATTGTTGCTGCGCACTCCGAAGCCAGCTCCAAGTAA